The proteins below come from a single Oncorhynchus keta strain PuntledgeMale-10-30-2019 chromosome 1, Oket_V2, whole genome shotgun sequence genomic window:
- the LOC118394840 gene encoding galactose-3-O-sulfotransferase 2-like codes for MPPSARKSIKERELFSLTSSLPCASWLEVLLCSPIRYLWMVLMALTVLCVAIQILGVVWQSRNDKMLSKKLLNVRFTIEIQGTLPTEQRDWENLRSSHAPVVEEEVRSQEEGAPKQSAKENQKVAEHQDGRDEPGVERRLQVHHQHLKLSNTFNKVKDSRKEERGKVLAAKAALPKFTLGDDELHLGVPGSVVLQLGHPAIRVVSTLSHKPFQVPLTNQLKSRNSLAPLGTNSVVAGVISEVNPGIATSTCWPKNHIVFLKTHKTASSTILNILYRYGDSRNLTFALPLNMHSQLFYPFFFTSHFVEGVRSRSVKKFHIMCNHMRFRPPEVRKVMPQDTFYFSILKNPVAMMESIFIYYKSIPAFRKARSLDDFLDNGWRSYNTSLPNNHYARNILTFDFGFDNNVATETPGDLETRAATAIAAIEEDFHLILISEYFDESMILLKRALCWSLDDIVSFKLNSRSERARNMLSPHTADKIRAWNALDWRLYLHFNATFWRRVDTTVGREEMRREVTRLQEQRAKLAKTCLKDGGAVDPSQVQDAGLKPFQYGAAIIQGYNLNPGLDGPTKTHCQNLITPELQYTDTLYTKQFPELATRQRQAAKLVASQRQLGPAKVSPNKATMAGPVRVREARHSRTDNSGPKP; via the exons GTGGCTGGAGGTACTGCTGTGTAGCCCCATACGCTATCTATGGATGGTCCTCATGGCACTCACTGTGCTCTGTGTGGCCATCCAGATCCTAGGAGTCGTCTGGCAGTCCAG GAACGACAAGATGTTGAGCAAGAAGCTCCTGAATGTGCGGTTTACCATCGAGATCCAGGGAACGCTCCCAACTGAGCAGAGGGACTGGGAAAACTTGCGCTCTTCGCATGCCCCTGTCGTAGAAGAGGAAGTGAGGTCACAGGAGGAAGGAGCTCCTAAACAATCGGCCAAAGAGAACCAGAAGGTAGCAGAACATCAAGATGGCAGAGATGAgccaggagtggagaggagactcCAGGTGCATCACCAACATTTAAAGCTCTCAAACACTTTCAATAAGGTCAAAGACTCCAGGAAAGAGGAAAGGGGTAAAGTTTTAGCAGCAAAGGCAGCCCTGCCCAAATTCACGTTGGGTGATGATGAGTTGCATTTGGGGGTTCCCGGGTCTGTGGTTCTCCAGCTGGGCCACCCAGCTATCAGAGTGGTATCTACCCTGTCTCACAAACCTTTCCAGGTCCCCTTAACCAATCAGCTGAAGAGTAGAAACAGCCTTGCCCCTCTAGGCACCAACTCTGTAGTTGCCGGGGTGATAAGCGAAGTGAATCCGGGGATTGCCACCTCCACCTGTTGGCCGAAGAACCACATCGTCTTTCTAAAGACGCACAAAACGGCCAGCAGCACCATCTTGAACATCTTGTATCGCTATGGCGACAGCCGCAATCTGACCTTCGCCCTTCCGCTGAACATGCACAGCCAGCTGTTCTATCCCTTCTTCTTCACCTCACACTTTGTGGAGGGAGTTAGGAGCCGCAGTGTCAAAAAGTTCCACATCATGTGCAACCACATGAGGTTCAGACCACCAGAG GTGAGGAAAGTGATGCCCCAGGACACATTCTACTTCTCCATCCTGAAGAACCCTGTTGCCATGATGGAGTCCATCTTCATCTACTACAAGAGCATTCCCGCCTTCCGCAAGGCCCGCAGCCTGGACGACTTCCTCGACAACGGTTGGCGTAGTTACAACACATCCCTGCCCAACAACCACTACGCCCGTAACATCCTGACCTTTGACTTTGGTTTCGACAACAACGTCGCCACAGAGACGCCCGGAGACCTAGAGACACGGGCCGCCACAGCCATTGCCGCTATCGAGGAGGACTTCCACCTTATCCTCATCTCAGAGTACTTTGACGAATCCATGATCCTGCTCAAGCGCGCCCTCTGCTGGTCTCTGGACGACATCGTCTCCTTCAAGTTGAACAGCCGGAGCGAGCGCGCACGGAACATGCTCTCCCCGCACACCGCTGACAAGATCAGAGCCTGGAACGCCCTTGACTGGCGGCTCTACCTGCACTTTAACGCCACCTTCTGGCGACGCGTGGACACTACTGTGGGGCGTGAGGAGATGAGGCGGGAGGTGACTCGGCTGCAGGAACAACGTGCCAAACTAGCCAAAACCTGCCTGAAGGATGGTGGTGCAGTGGACCCGTCGCAGGTACAGGATGCAGGGCTGAAGCCCTTCCAGTATGGAGCGGCCATAATCCAGGGCTACAACCTGAACCCTGGGCTGGACGGACCCACCAAAACACACTGTCAGAACCTGATCACTCCAGAGCTGCAGTACACAGACACTCTCTACACCAAGCAGTTCCCGGAGCTTGCCACTAGGCAGAGACAGGCCGCCAAACTGGTCGCCTCACAACGTCAGCTTGGTCCAGCCAAGGTCAGCCCAAACAAAGCAACCATGGCTGGGCCGGTGAGGGTGAGGGAGGCCCGACACAGTAGGACAGACAATAGTGGACCGAAACCCTAA